One genomic segment of Oncorhynchus mykiss isolate Arlee chromosome 10, USDA_OmykA_1.1, whole genome shotgun sequence includes these proteins:
- the ruvbl2 gene encoding ruvB-like 2, which translates to MAAQMATTKVPEVRDITRIERIGAHSHIRGLGLDDALEPRQVSQGMVGQLASRRAAGLILEMIKDGHIAGRAVLIAGQPGTGKTAIAMGIAQSLGTDTPFTAMAGSEIFSLEMSKTEALSQAFRKAIGVRIKEETEIIEGEVVEIQIDRPATGTGAKVGKLTLKTTEMETIYDLGSKMIESLSKERVQAGDVITIDKATGKISKLGRSFTRARDYDAMGAQTQFVQCPEGELQKRKEVVHTVSLHEIDVINSRTQGFLALFSGDTGEIKSEVREQINAKVSEWREEGKAEIIPGVLFIDEVHMLDMECFSFLNRALESDLSPVLIMATNRGITRIRGTNYQSPHGIPIDLLDRLLIIATSPYTEKETRQILKIRCEEEDVELSEEAHTVLTRIGQETSLRYAIQLISTAGLVCRKRRGTEVQVEDIKRVYSLFLDESRSSQYMKEYQDSFLFNETTQPTMDTS; encoded by the exons ATGGCAGCACAG ATGGCGACGACGAAGGTTCCAGAAGTCCGTGACATCACCAGGATTGAGAGAATCG GAGCTCATTCTCACATCCGTGGGCTTGGGTTGGATGATGCCTTGGAACCTCGTCAG gtgtcccaGGGGATGGTTGGCCAGCTGGCGTCCCGTCGTGCAGCTGGTCTCATCCTGGAGATGATTAAAGATGGCCACATCGCTGGCAGGGCTGTCCTGATTGCTGGCCAACCTGGCACTGGGAAAACTGCCATCGCTATGG GTATTGCCCAGTCCCTTGGCACAGACACCCCCTTCACAGCCATGGCCGGCAGTGAGATTTTCTCTCTGGAGATGAGCAAGACCGAGGCCCTCAGCCAGGCCTTCAGGAAAGCCATCGGAGTCCGGATCAA AGAGGAGACTGAGATCATTGAAGGAGAAGTGGTGGAGATTCAGATTGACAGACCAGCCACTGGAACG GGTGCTAAAGTGGGTAAGCTGACCCTGAAGACTACAGAGATGGAGACTATCTATGACCTGGGCAGTAAGATGATCGAGAGCCTCAGTAAAGAACGAGTTCAGGCAGG GGATGTAATCACCATTGATAAAGCCACAGGGAAGATTAGCAAGCTGGGCCGCTCCTTCACCAGAGCCAGAGACTATGATGCTATGGGAGCACAG ACACAGTTTGTCCAGTGTCCTGAGGGGGAGCTACAGAAGAGGAAGGAGGTGGTGCACACAGTGTCCCTCCATGAGATAGATGTCATAAACAGCCGTACACAGGGGTTCCTGGCCCTGTTCTCTGGTGATACCGGAGAGATCAAGTCTGAGGTCCGCGAACAGATTAATGCCAAGGTGtctgagtggagggaggagggcaaGGCTGAGATCATCCctggg GTGCTGTTCATCGACGAGGTGCACATGCTGGACATGGAGTGTTTCTCTTTCTTGAACCGAGCCCTGGAGAGTGACCTTTCACCTGTCCTCATCATGGCCACCAACAGAGGCATCACACG TATCCGAGGCACCAACTACCAGAGTCCCCATGGTATCCCTATAGATCTACTGGACCGTCTCCTCATCATTGCTACCTCCCCCTACACTGAGAAAGAGACACGGCAGATCCTCAAGATCCG GTgtgaggaggaggatgtggagcTGAGTGAGGAGGCTCACACTGTCCTGACACGTATCGGCCAGGAGACATCGCTGCGTTACGCCATCCAGCTTATCAGCACCGCAGGCCTGGTGTGTCGCAAGCGCAGG GGAACAGAGGTGCAGGTGGAGGACATTAAGAGGGTCTACTCTCTCTTCTTGGACGAGTCCAGATCCTCACAGTACATGAAGGAGTACCAAGATTCATTCCTTTTCAATGAAACAACAC AACCTACAATGGACACCTCTTAA